Genomic DNA from Lactuca sativa cultivar Salinas chromosome 8, Lsat_Salinas_v11, whole genome shotgun sequence:
ATGGATGAAATTACACCACAAACTTGTTAAGATTACAACAAAAATACATCTTTATAATAACTAGAACAAAACAGAACAATATAACCACTAGCAGCCCAACAATCAAATTGAGCAAGTTCACTGCCTCTCTATGTTAAAGGCCTGATTGCTTCTTAGAAGCCCTaaaatcttcttcatcatcaaccTATTTGAAATAACCACAACCACCTTCATGATCCTACAAAATGAATTATAATTTTACATGAACAAGGGGGCGATAATGAGAAAGATCACAATTACACATTTATCTGGTAATTAGGGAACACACTAAACCTTCTTCATGGGTTGTTCGGAGTGCATGAAACAGAGTAAGGCAAATATCACCATATCCACATATGATTATGTCTCTATTCATCAATCTTGAAGTTTCGTTGAAGCTTGCTTTTGATTTGGATGTTGTCATTCGAGTGTACGTACCAAAACTATTGTTTATAATTTTGGTTGGGGGGAGGAGGAAATTATAACGAGATCTTTTTGACCATTTTATCTTAGTCAGCAAAAAGACCACATAACATTCTCATAAGGTGGGGGTAAACTGTTAACAAGTTACAAACCTATTAAATGACATAAATGCAAAAAACCAGAAAAGTTTCTGGTATTAATAAACTTAAATTACAATTTAgaataaaattgtcattttttatCAAACTCAAGGCTTCTTATGACAATAACCTTTTTATATATGCATTGTTGGTGGGTTTAAGGAAAAATTTTCATGCCAAAGAGTCTAAGTGATTTAatgttatttaaataatatttttacttaacaaaacaaaacattattattattttttttatttaataaatagtcGATAATCATTTTTTTCATTATGGCTATTAATATTAAATTTATCacctaaaatatattatttatttcatactttttaaatgtttctaTATATTACCATATATGTTTACGTTAAAATATATTTCTTGTTTTTTAACAGTTGATTTAATATTTTTGATGATAAGAATATGAGGGACGTTCATTTGTTCACACAAACAAAACCGTCTTATTCAGATTCATATGTTCTTTTAAagaatataatttatattttccTCAATAGATGTTCTTTTAgtttttagaaagaaaaaaaaaagataaaatgaaaaagaatcATCATACATTACTAAATACTAATTGAATAATTATGATAATCTTTGGGTATGTGATACTTCAAATATGAGGTTTTGAGTTGAATAATATAAGACTTAACTTTTACGATTTGGTTTTCAAATCCCACAATTTTTTGAAATGCTTAAATTAAGGCCGACCAATATAAATAATTTATTGATTTAACTGCAAGTTATAATTTAATTCATACCATAATTTGAATATTCATTGAATGAACAACTCCAAATATATAGATCTAATAAAGGATTCTTAAATCTTAACTATACCAATATCTAAAGCAGTCAAGTGGATACAAACTTGGGTCAAACCAAACCCAATTCTGCATACAAACAATAACTTCTCCACCAACTATTCAATGCCTCATAAATTACGAGTTTaacttcaaaatttaaaataaaaacaatttacgATATGTTTGTTGCCCATTGCAGAAATACTGATCAGAAATTAGATTGTTAAATAATGTCTATTGTATGGATTATGACCAACCACGCAAGAAATTGAAACCGCATTGACCATCTGTGTTGAGAAGAAATAAAAATTAAAGGACTGAAACTGTGACTTTGTAAAATAGAAGGACCATTTATGAAATTTTGTCTTTATATTATTACGGAAATGTTGAATATGAATCCTATTCTCTTATCATAAAATTGGACAGCAATTTAGGACACATTTGTTGCTTATTATGGCAAGGTTGAATGTAAAATCCAAATCTATGGCCAAATACATGAACGTAGTATAGGATTTTAGCCAAAGGTTTATTATATCAAAAAACAACCATAGAATTCCACAAAAAAGACTTGTTCTAGAACTTAAAAAACATATTACATAACATAAAACAAATTATAATGTGTTTAACATTCATTGGACCGAAACTGAGACTGATAATACTTGAAATATTTTGTCCCATCCGAAAGTAGGACAAAGGCTCGTTCTTGATCTTTCACATGTGCAAAGACAGTAATGCCCTCCTAATTTCTTATTTTCAAATGACCCGATAGAGGCTTGCCCACTGATTATTGTTAGGTAATGTTAACTAAATATCACAAGTCAATTCGTCTTTGTTATCCAAGAAAGGATTATTGATTATTCTGTCGAAAGATTTTGGGCGAAATCTAACATGATTATCTGGCACTTAAAAATGCCTTCTTAGTCAATCTTGACACAAACATTTTTAAACTGAttaaccatcatcatcatcattgcatTTGtgaaacaacatattaaatcaagGGTACGCTGCCAAATATAAAGCAAACCAGAAAATCAGAAATGCATTTCAAGTTGTAAAAAACATATGGTAATGGTTACATACACATCATGGAACATCAATGGCCTATAATTGTGTATCCTAATGTCCCTAAAGACAAAAAGAAACAActttttacaaataataatagACAACATACCTACAAACAAAAGGTTTTATTAGTTTCTTTGTGAGAAAACTTATAAATTGTTCCGAAAAATAATCATCTGTAGTATGCCATGTGTCTGGAGGAGTTTCTGAAAGGGGAAGAATTAACAGGTttcttttttggatttttggtctCAGAACGCAGCCATGACTCAACCACTGATAACAGGTTTGATGAATTCTTCATTTCTGGAAGATCCGCCAATTTTTCATACCTTTTTAAATCTCCATCTTGTATGTATGCCAGATCTGTAGCCCATGATTCTAGGCCATCAAATATGTGTGTTGCATATACAATCGTACATCCTCTCTGTTACAAATTACAATTGTATGTTATACTTGtaccaaaataaaattaaaaaataaataaatacctgTTCACATTCCTCCTTAAAAAACTCTAGCAGATCCATCCTTGCAACAACATCAAGGTCAACCGTTACTTCATCTAGCAAAAGAACCTGAACAAGAAACGCATTCAAACTCAATTCCAAGATACTGTAAACGAGACTATGACTGTGACTGAGACTGAGACTGACCTGGAAAGGATGAAGGAGGCCCAGGCAGATTTGAACTCGACGTCGTTGTCCATCGGAAACTTTATGCATCCGCCATTGTAGATCGATGTCCAAAAGGTCAATCAATTTTTCTCTTCTAATTGGGTCAATTCCTTCAACTGATAATGAGTAGATTGATTGTTATATAATGCAAAATAAGATGCAGTAAATCATCTTTATGGATCCAAATTCTAACCCACCTCCAAATATCATGTGTTCGGCAGAAAAGTCTCCCTGTAGTGGCACATCTCCCTGGATTTATCTCAAAAAGTTCAAAGCTTTATTCAATATAATAGAATGTCAAGTAGACGAATTAACAAAGAGGTTCAAGTCTTACAGCTGAACCAATTGTTTTAGTCCAAGATCCACCCAAGTAAGACAAATCACCACTACAAACCAACTGTGTGTCGTGAAAAGATGAAAAATCTAGCACCCGCACAACATTTCTCCCACCAACCATATGTTTTCCTGCCAAAATCTTCAGCAAAGTGGTTTTCCCTGCAAAGATATAGAGTGAGAATGCTTTCTTAGGGcttttttttcttgaaacactagCATAGGTAGCCTGACTATGGTGCATTTGACAGCTGAGGTAGCCAACTGAAATCCTAATGCtaaacttcaatcaaataaacCATACAATTTTGGCGCCATATCCTTCTCCTTCAACCACCATTGTACCCAATATCTGTCTTTCCTAATGTTTATAATTGAAGGGCTATACTCAATCACATACTTACTATCTACCCCGTGcatttatagaaaaaaaatataaaacgataTAGGAATCACTTCAAATCTGCATTTTCGCAATCACGATACCTCATGATTAAATCATTCGATATTGATATGAAGTTTTAGAATTTCTGGTTAAGAGATGACCTATAAGCTCCAATTTCACATCTAAAACTTATCAAGTCCGAACACGAATTGCAAATGTGCACATAAACAGAAacaaagaaattagggtttccaaaataCCAGATCCGTTGGCACCGACAAGAAGACAGCGAGATCGAGGGGAAATCTTTAGGTTAAAATCTACAAAGATAGGATTATCGCCGCTGTATCCGAATTGCATGCCGTTTACTTTGATACTGCTGGATTCGACCTCCATTTTCGGCTTAATCGTCTTCTGGTATCGGGGAGCTGTGAGTATTTGTACCTTCACGGTAGTTTTGCGTCGCTATTGAACTCGTTTTTTGATGATGTGTACGCAGCTTATGTGTACACTTGTTTGTTCCTGATTTGGTCACGTATATCGTTTTTGCTGTCGATTACTAGCACCAATGGCAACTAGGTTCGATGGTTGGATGtcaattttaattaatgaaatggcATGTGTATATTCTTTTACAGCGTAATtaccattttttttcaaaataagtgtAACGTCTTTATCATACTAAATTTATTTTAGGGACAACGAATTAAAAAGGTAACAAATTTTAAGAATATATAAAAATGAGTATTGTCTTTTTATAATACACAAAATACCATTAAAATATAAGTATACATCTGTTTAACTAAAACTTTGTGGTAACCGGTTACTCATGTAAACGAATAAATAACTGAATTTTCTAAAATGTtcaaaaaatactattatttttttaatacaaaaaTATCATTAAAGTATACAATTTGTACACAGAATACCAACGAAATATACATTTTATTTAGTACAAAAAATATCAATGAGGTTTCCAAAATGTTCAAAAATATCATTAAagtaagtcattttcccaaaagGTATCAATGCATAATTATCCATGAGAACACTTTTAAGAAATTAGGACTCGTAACTCACCATGTAATTTACTTAATATTAAGAAATAAGAAGCATTGCCTTATTAATGATGCTTAATATTTGATCCTCCTTGAATTTCACTTAAAACACGCTTGAGGTGTCTTGAGCTTGAAGATCCAGGGTTAACTCATCATTTGCAAgatttttgaggtaaaaagctcacatCTTGATGATCcatgatgctagatctagttatGTTGTTATGTTATGCATTTTGAGTCCTTGGAGTGATTGATGAGATTCTTGACTCACTCCAGAAGTATTGGTGTTAGATTTAGGCTTTTTTTGGCCCCCTTGTTCATAAAAAAGAAAGCTTTATGGTGTATCTTGaaccatgcatgtgttaagaacTTTATTAAGATTTTTTTGAGCTCTttagccccattaagccatgcatgtgtgtAAACTTGTCAACTTTATAAGTGGTCTTATAGAATAATATCTGAGAGTTTAGCTTGAAGTCTCAATGGATCAAGTGCTTTATAGAGTGGGGTGGCCAACTGGGGAGTATGTTGCGCATACGAAGTCAGTACGTTATGCGTACTAGCCCCAGAGGGTGTACGCTAAGTACGCCACGCGTACTCAGCAGATGGGCTTTTTGGGCTTGCATTCTCGGTTTGGGCCATAGGTTAGGTTTTCTTCATTTGGGTggttgggccttgttgggccattagacTTCTGATTTGGGCTTATGGCTAGTGTCTTGGACTCTTTAGATTTTAGGCCCATGATGGATTTGGGCCTGATTTGAaagattgggccatatttgggatTTAGGTTATCAAATAGAATTTGGGCCTTCATAGTCGTTgaattgggccttagtcttgggccAAGTTAGAtatagggtaaaatggtcttttgccctgaTGATGGGCCCAAGTGATTAGACTAATGGTTATGAACTGGGATGtagttattaattggatgttatttgtaTTGATAGAATGGGGATTGTCGGACCAGTAGATAGAGATTTATTTGAGTGACTCAGTAGCTTGAGgcgagtttcctcactgtgtttagcgggtcaaagacaccaatgtcggcccttggtttattatgttaggacGCTAGATATTCtacatgactcttgcatgtgttatgtgttggtaTGTATATCGAGCGGCGCTAgtacttttgataaaaaaaaatcaacatccTAGATTGGTGGAAAAAAATGCATTGCATTTTCCGATCATCGCTCGTATGGAAAAAGGTAATTATACTATTtaactttgttttcttttagttaatttataaattattatatttacAATTTTATGATGGTTTGTTATTATATATTTTATCCATACAAGTGACGACCGTGGCGTTGGAATCCGCTTTTAGTACTTGTGGTCGAATTCTAGATGAGTATAGAACACTTTTCAATACGCCAATTGTTGAAGCTTTAGCATGTACCCAAGATTGGTAAGAAAATCACGCAAACACATTATAGATGATGATTAAGACATATTAAAGGATGATGACATAGCGTTTGGATAGTAAATTTAAAtcatcttttatttatttgttgtttGTTAAAAAAATTGGATGCCCCCTATGCTTTGGTGTTAATTATATAGAGATTAAAGCGACGATAGAGGAAAAAGAAGATAGTGAAAGAAGCCAATTGaagtttaattgttttttttcataaattgTTTGTTTTCGTATAATGGTAATTTGGTTTAGTACATGGTTATTATTAGTTTGGTACAATGATagtttgtttattattatttaatattttggtaAATTTGGTTTGCTACTTATTGCCTTTACATTCATCTTcacttatgtatttttttttattccgATTGTGCAAACAACAAAAATATGAATGATGGATATTACGTagtaagattgtaacttgaaatAGTTTGATAGAGACTAGAGAATAATATTACAAACAAAACCCGAAACCGTAAACAACAAAGATACAAAACTTAGTTTGTTACCCGAAACAAGACCAGATCGAAACTGTAAACAACACTGTGAAAGTATAATTTGGTCTAAAACCCGAAATCCGGTTTAGTACTCGGAACCGGACCAGACCAAACCCGGACCCGATACACCCAAAAACGGTCCGGTTTTCAGGTAAGGTAATTCATGATTTTCGGTCTTCATGTTTTCGGTCTTCAAGTCGGGCCGGTCCGGTCCGGGTTCGACCCGTTGCTCATCCCTagtctgttatgctttatgtgctagtatgctatgatattatgtgatagtggtagtaggggtagGTTAGGCCCCAATACCGGTCGAAATGATCGAAGGGGTATGCTAGCACCCTGATAAGCTAagcagtatatgacttatgtgtttttgtaataggatgttatatggtagaagtaggggatgaaatagaccccgataccggtcgaaaggaccgtaGGGGTAGGGCAACACCCTAATATGCTAGGCGAGGTACCATTCGaaaggactgaaggggtaggccaacaccctgatacGTTAGataagttaccggttgaaagagactgaaggggtagtCCAGTACCCAAACATGTTAGCCTGTATGTTATTATATggcatgtggtatgatgggggactcattaagctttgtgcttacagttttcagtttttgtttcaggtccttattcttcgaagggaaaggagccgacacGATAGCAACATATCGCACACATGATTTTCAACACATGAGATTCTTGAGATTTGTACTCTGACGTTATTTTCCTATGATATGTTTTTGAGATGGTTGACTTATGGTTTTCATGATATGAGATAACATTGATGACATTTTCAGTAATCTGTTTTATAAatctttaaattaaaaatgaaatttttggtcttgaaatttGTGATGTTACACCTAGCGTCACCTCTCGCCGTCGGAAATCCTTGGATCTCCAACAACTCTGATGTCAATGTAGGTCGTAGTTTAACATTTCCAGACGGTGGTGTCATTTCGATGTAGATCTAAAGCATTATTGTGACGTTGCAACTCGAGGTCATAGATCTGGGTAGGGTTTTTAGATCGACGACGAGGGTTTTCATATAGAAGGTGGGAGAAATAGATCCGACGAGGGTTTTCACTAAGCTAGGCGACAACGAAACCCTAATCTAGTCAGAGAAGATGAAGGACGATGGTGACGATTGTGGCTTTTGGCGGGGGGGAGCCGAAACTCTGAAGACGTTAGCTGTTGTTGCTACGATGAACAAGGACGACGATGTAACCCCGATATGTTTCTTTGTGGATGAAGAGATGACCGACGATTTTTCTGGCGAGAATGACATGGTAACCAACCATGTTTTCCGGCGAGAATGACAAGTGGTTGACGGTGTCAACATCCGGTGGTGGTGGTAATGATGTTTTCTCCTTGTTAAAATCAAAATGGgtattggagagagagagagagaggggttttgtttctgttttccttttttttttttttttttttttttttgcaataaaaagaaattaagaaaataaaatagaaagaGTAAATCCCTCGATACCGAccgtttttacaattttgtcgaTGTACAATTATTTTGGAAAAAATAGTTTTACACAGGCCGGTTAGTTTCAAAAGTCTGACGAAATAACAGGGACCGGTATGCTACAAAGAAATACTAAAGGGAAAAAAAGAAAAAGTATTTCCCGATACCTAAGCTGCATTGGGGCGTTGAAAAATAGTCCGGACGAAGACTCAGAACTCGCACACTCGACTGGTGTCGCATGCTCGAACGCTCTCAAGAACCTGTATCTCTTCGACGGCCGATCAAATTCGTAGGATCCCGATTCAATCTGAATTTAGTAGCTTTGATCTCATCTGTAGGTTTTAGATTTCTCTAGTGCGTTCTTAATTTATTGTTTTCTTTGTACAGGCAATGGCGAAAAAATTGGGGTTTATAGTTGTACTACTAGCAGTAACGTCGATCTATGAAGCTGTAGCGATATTTCATCCGATCTCTGAATCTCACCGGTCCGCAGCATTAGAGCTGTTCTCCCCTTCCGCTGGATCGTTTTCGAGGTTGGCCTAAACCCTCCTTAAACTTCCACATCGACTTTTGTTATATAGTTGAATGTAGCGAATAAGTATATGATTATCTAGTAAAATTATCGATTTCTTTGCGTGATGCGGTTCATACGATTTCATTTTGTGTTTTTATTTACGGATTTAAAACTTTAGTTGCGATGAAATGACAAAGCTTATTAACAATATGAAACTCTTTGCGTGATGCGGTAAAATTATCGATTTCTCTTAGCTCTTTTACCAGACAAAGCTTAGGAACGCTTAACTGGTCGATGTTGGCCTCAGGCTGTGAAATGTAGAGGCTGATCTTTTGCACATTTCTCAAGCTTGAAAGTGGAATATGTTTTTCACAATTAGATATCTGATCGAGTGTTCCATTTCAGCTTAGAAGAAGCCTATGAAGCATTAATCACATTTGAGGTCCTTGGTTTAAAGAAACCTGAAATAAAGGACCACACATGTAATTCTGT
This window encodes:
- the LOC111893703 gene encoding ABC transporter I family member 19; protein product: MEVESSSIKVNGMQFGYSGDNPIFVDFNLKISPRSRCLLVGANGSGKTTLLKILAGKHMVGGRNVVRVLDFSSFHDTQLVCSGDLSYLGGSWTKTIGSAGDVPLQGDFSAEHMIFGVEGIDPIRREKLIDLLDIDLQWRMHKVSDGQRRRVQICLGLLHPFQVLLLDEVTVDLDVVARMDLLEFFKEECEQRGCTIVYATHIFDGLESWATDLAYIQDGDLKRYEKLADLPEMKNSSNLLSVVESWLRSETKNPKKKPVNSSPFRNSSRHMAYYR